Proteins encoded in a region of the Bactrocera tryoni isolate S06 chromosome 4, CSIRO_BtryS06_freeze2, whole genome shotgun sequence genome:
- the LOC120776043 gene encoding uncharacterized protein LOC120776043, translating to MSIPARGKWTSATAVATAGVQRRRVINKHIQQKYLLCGFAIHAFLATPAYLYGNVVESDKDLVLRIWPAIVYQATGQICRSILEHLDTEYRGRERETTQYRRFFLCATLTTCLSLMISGIFFSSAWFIVTTTTQAVAIVFYGLFAGIGSSLFIWKTHVILEAVRPREDKFVRKTIHLCGEAFCQLFLSFVFTSLRTLYGTAQSIVLMSALLVNLIPISLIITRHREGSITKRISMITAESSFPPLHHQLGAFPPSIADQIDGIEVQVPRIWKSPLREQHPGTATAALFSAEARNNYMLAADEAYVTFVNPNGVEIMEIIPEEDETVSMIRGSSATIGKSHNSVAASQKIHPNASSNGLQQMDETTGVDKTETDVKEVGKFYKFQRISRYITTNIWKTLKEKTFLPLQRALLVPRLYSTTLLMSADIFSYVMCLTVLPGLAVTHHAIKNAEIPFLFSLLAFPWMCFSLMTPRFGSSLYKRKIEWHTLGSVCKALALILISFSTSKLQLSVSSVLLGFGQAVTLFLQDVVFQRSMPRAQWNAIRYPVHFTNGLLMFVWGALAHWVVVTFSFQASVGLAGMVYVISMITWSMIFVCCNTRD from the exons ATGAGTATACCGGCGCGCGGCAAATGGACTTCGGCGACTGCGGTGGCGACGGCGGGCGTACAGCGCAGGCGTGTAATCAACAAACACATTCAACAGAAGTATCTGTTATGTGGGTTTgccatacat GCTTTCCTCGCCACACCTGCCTATCTCTATGGCAATGTCGTGGAGTCGGATAAGGATTTGGTGCTGCGCATCTGGCCGGCAATCGTTTATCAAGCCACGGGTCAGATTTGTCGCTCCATTCTGGAACATCTGGATACAGAGTATCGGGGTCGTGAACGTGAGACCACACAATATCGGCGCTTCTTTCTCTGTGCCACGCTCACTACTTGCCTCTCGCTAATGATTAGCGGTATATTCTTTTCATCGGCTTGGTTtattgttacaacaacaacacaagctGTAGCAATAGTATTTTATGGATTATTTGCGG GCATTGGTTCTAGTCTCTTCATTTGGAAGACCCACGTCATTTTGGAAGCGGTACGCCCGCGCGAAGATAAGTTCGTACGCAAAACTATACACCTCTGCGGCGAGGCATTTTGTCAGCTCTTCCTCTCATTCGTCTTCACCAGTCTACGTACACTTTACGGTACAGCGCAGTCGATAGTACTGATGTCCGCATTATTAGTGAACCTTATACCGATCAGTTTAATTATTACACGTCATCGTGAAGGTTCCATCACAAAGCGTATTTCGATGATTACCGCCGAGAGTTCCTTCCCGCCACTGCATCATCAATTGGGCGCATTCCCACCTAGCATTGCCGATCAAATCGATGGCATTGAGGTACAAGTGCCGCGAATTTGGAAGAGTCCGCTACGCGAACAACATCCGGGAACCGCGACCGCTGCACTGTTTTCGGCTGAAGCACGTAATAACTATATGTTGGCTGCGGATGAGGCCTACGTGACCTTTGTCAATCCAAATGGTGTGGAGATTATGGAGATCATACCCGAGGAAGATGAGACTGTGTCTATGATTCGTGGCAGCTCAGCGACTATAGGAAAGAGTCATAATAGCGTGGCTGCATCACAAAAAATCCATCCAAATGCTTCATCGAATGGATTACAGCAAATGGATGAGACGACAGGCGTTGACAAAACAGAGACCGATGTCAAAGAAGTTGGAAAGTTC TATAAATTTCAACGCATATCCCGTTACATAACTACGAATATTTGGAAGActttgaaagaaaaaacttttCTGCCACTGCAGCGTGCGCTCTTGGTGCCACGCCTCTACTCAACCACACTACTAATGTCCGCGGACATCTTTTCGTATGTAATGTGCCTAACGGTACTGCCGGGATTGGCGGTGACTCACCACGCTATCAAAAACGCAGAAATACCATTTCTATTTTCGCTTTTGGCCTTTCCATGGATGTGCTTCTCGTTGATGACCCCACGCTTCGGCAGTAGTCTGTATAAACGCAAAATCGAGTGGCATACCTTGGGCAGCGTTTGTAAGGCTTTGGCCTTAATTC TCATTAGTTTCTCCACGTCGAAACTGCAACTGAGTGTATCCTCCGTCCTGTTGGGTTTCGGTCAAGCGGTAACGCTCTTCCTTCAGGATGTCGTCTTTCAGCGCAGCATGCCACGAGCTCAATGGAATGCCATACGTTATCCAGTACATTTCACCAATGGTCTACTTATGTTTGTGTGGGGCGCCTTGGCTCATTGGGTTGTTGTGACCTTTTCTTTTCAG GCCTCTGTGGGTTTGGCGGGCATGGTCTACGTTATAAGCATGATCACTTGGAGTATGATTTTTGTTTGCTGCAACACGAGAGATTGA